In the genome of Nitratireductor sp. GISD-1A_MAKvit, the window CGCCTGAGACAACACCCCGCCCGCTATCCGCGAGAGGTTCCTGCTGTGGATTTCGGCACCGGACCCTCGCAGTATCCGGTGCCTTGGAGCTTCCTCCTGGGAGACATACTGGCGCCGCTTTCATTGCAGTATCACCGGCGTATCCTGCAGCTCGTGCCGGCGCCGGATTTCACAGACTACAGGTGAGATTCCCCGGGTCGGAGCGCCCCTCGCTGTTTGATCGACCCCTCACTGTTTGATCGAGACGAGGCCCTCATCCTTGACCTGCCGTATGGTCAAAGCCGTGCGGACCGTATCCACACCGCGCGCTGACGTGAGTTCCTCGATCACAAATGTCTGGAAGGTGGTAAGGTCGCTCGCCACGCAATGCAGCATGAAATCAGAATCACCCGACACCATCCAAGCGCGGCGCACGATGGGCCAGTGCTGTGTCTGCTCTGCGAAAGCTTTCAGTTCTGCCTCGGACTGATGGTGAAGTCCGACAAGGCAGAACGCCACGACGTCGAGGCCGAGAGCGGGTGAGTTGAGAAGGGCGCGATAGCCTTTGATGATGCCGGCCTCTTCAAGACGCTTGACGCGCCGCAGGCAGGGCGGGGCAGAAATACCCACGCGCCGCGATAACTCCACATTGGTCATTTTGCCGTCAGCCTGAAGCTCGCGCAGAATTTTCCAGTCGATTGCATCAAGATCAGCCTGTAGCGGCATGTTGCTTCCCATATCTGTTGAACTGCGCGAGAATCCCTTGCGCATGCGCGCTGAAATTTAGGGCAAGCTTCATTCCAAGCCAAGCGGCCTTCAAATGCACGGTTCACTATCCACCGTGTATGGTGTTTTCTGGTGGCGCGACATTCGGTAACTGTTGGAAACCCATTCCTCGTCTTGCACAACGGGGTGGTCAATACTTAGATCGTATTACCGAGTTTAGCGGCTGGTCGCCTGGCAGGCACCATCCGGAATGCGTGTCGCGGCCTCTAGGTTGGGAACGACGCGTTTTGAGCCAGAATGCCCGTAGTTCACGCCTATCGTGCCATCGGGATCACGAGCGAAAGGATTCAAGTCCAATGTCACGTCGTCACGCGCCCGTCCTCATCATCGGCTCGGGCCCAGCCGGGTACACGGCAGCGATCTATGCAGCCCGGGCAATGCTCAAGCCTCTTCTGGTTGCTGGCCTCGAACAGGGCGGACAGCTGATGATCACGACCGAGGTCGAGAACTATCCGGGTTTTGCCGATCCGGTCCAGGGCCCCTGGCTGATGGAGCAGATGCGCGGACAGGCGGAAAATGTTGGCGCAGAAATCGCCAATGACCTGATCGTGGATGTCGATCTGTCGTCGCGCCCCTTTGTTTTGAAGGGCGATTCCGGCACGGAATACACCTGTGATGCGCTGATCATTGCCACTGGCGCCAAGGCGAAGTGGCTCGGCCTGCCTTCCGAGCAGACCTTTATGGGGTTTGGCGTATCGGCCTGTGCTACCTGTGACGGGTTTTTCTACCGTGGCAAGGATGTTGCGGTTGTGGGCGGCGGCAACACGGCCGTCGAGGAGGCGCTTTACCTGTCCAATCTCGCCAAGTCGGTGACGCTGATCCATCGCCGCGACGAACTGCGGTCGGAGCGCATTTTGCAGGAGCGCCTGATGGCGAAGGAGAATGTGACCATCATGTGGGACACGGTGGTGGAAGAGATTACCGGTATGCCGGCCAAACCGCCCATGCCGGCGTCGGCTTCGGGCGTGCGTGTCAAGAACGTTCACTCAGGTGCAGTTTCTGAGCTGGCAGTCGATGGCGTTTTCGTGGCGATCGGTCATGCACCTGCCGTTGAGCTGTTTGAAGGCAAACTGAAACAGAAGCCCAATGGGTACCTGTGGACGCAGCCTGGCACAACGCAAACGGACGTTCCCGGCGTGTTTGCGGCCGGTGATGTGGCCGACGACATCTATCGTCAGGCTGTCACAGCAGCCGGCCTTGGCTGCATGGCCGCGCTTGAGGCGGAGAAATATCTGGCGGCGATGGAAACAAAACAGGAAGCTGCCGAATAAACGGGAATGCTGCAGCCACTGGGGCAGACGGTAGCGGGCATGTGCATGCGAGCGCCTGAAAGAGGAGAACGAGGCGTTGGACTGGGACAAACTCAGGGTTTTTCATGCCGCCGCAGAGGCAGGCTCATTTACGCACGCCGCTGAAACGCTGCACCTCTCGCAGTCGGCAATTTCACGTCAGGTGAGCGCACTCGAGCTGGAAGTCGGTGTGCCGCTCTTCCACCGCCATGCGCGCGGCCTGGTGCTGACCGAACAGGGCGAGATGCTCTACCGCACGGCACACGACGTGTTGATGCAGCTCGAAAGCGTGCGTGTGCGCCTGACCGAGGCCAAGGACCGCCCCTCGGGTCTCCTCAAGGTTTCGACTACGGTGGGTCTCGGCACGGGTTGGCTCACCGAAAGGCTGCCGGAGTTCATCGAGCTCTATCCCGATATCGAATTGCAGCTCATTCTCGACAACGAGGAACTGGACCTGACAATGCGGCAGGCAGACTGCGCGATCCGCATGCGCCAGCCGCAGCAGCCGGACCTCATCCAGCGCAAGCTGTTTACGGTGCATTTCCATCTGTTTGCGTCGCCTTCCTATGTCAACAAACACGGGAAGCCTTCATCGATTGCGGATCTGGACAATCATCGCATCGTGACCTTCGGCGAGGCGGTGCCACCACATCTGAGTGATATGAACTGGCTGGAGACGGCGGGGCGGCCCGAGGGGCAGAAGCGCCAGACTGCGCTGCAGATCAACAACATCCTGTCGATCAAGCTTGCCGTTCAGCGCGGTGCCGGCATAGCCATGCTGCCCGATTATGTGGTGGGCAAGAGCAACGACCTGGTGCAATTGTTGCCGGAAACCGCTGTCCCTTCATTCGACACGTATTTTTGCTATCCGAACGTGATGAAAAACCAGGCAAAGCTCCACGCTTTTCGGGATTTCCTTATTTCCAAATCACGACATTGGGCATTTTGACGCAGTATTTCCCAAGAAAAACGGGTCGTTATGCAAATTTGCATGGGTGAATTGCAAAAACACGTGGTTGTTATTTAGGCGCTTATTGCCCATATGAGAAGCACTCCCGGGGGCGTTCTCCTCCCATTTGCCCCCGCGAGTGTTCCCCTCTGGAGGTTTCGCCTATATGGCACTTCCAATGACTAAGCCGGATCTACGTGATCCGGCTCTTTTTTTGTCTTCAGTTTATCAGGCTGCCTTTCCGCGTCCGTTCATGGCAGCGTCTGCCAGACGCCCCGTGAGTTCCGCCATACGGTCAAAACCCGCGCGATAGCTGGACACGCCGGCTGTTGCCGACCGCAGTTCGATGATGAGGTCGCCAGTCTCGGACGCTG includes:
- a CDS encoding Lrp/AsnC family transcriptional regulator; this translates as MPLQADLDAIDWKILRELQADGKMTNVELSRRVGISAPPCLRRVKRLEEAGIIKGYRALLNSPALGLDVVAFCLVGLHHQSEAELKAFAEQTQHWPIVRRAWMVSGDSDFMLHCVASDLTTFQTFVIEELTSARGVDTVRTALTIRQVKDEGLVSIKQ
- the trxB gene encoding thioredoxin-disulfide reductase, yielding MSRRHAPVLIIGSGPAGYTAAIYAARAMLKPLLVAGLEQGGQLMITTEVENYPGFADPVQGPWLMEQMRGQAENVGAEIANDLIVDVDLSSRPFVLKGDSGTEYTCDALIIATGAKAKWLGLPSEQTFMGFGVSACATCDGFFYRGKDVAVVGGGNTAVEEALYLSNLAKSVTLIHRRDELRSERILQERLMAKENVTIMWDTVVEEITGMPAKPPMPASASGVRVKNVHSGAVSELAVDGVFVAIGHAPAVELFEGKLKQKPNGYLWTQPGTTQTDVPGVFAAGDVADDIYRQAVTAAGLGCMAALEAEKYLAAMETKQEAAE
- a CDS encoding LysR family transcriptional regulator — encoded protein: MDWDKLRVFHAAAEAGSFTHAAETLHLSQSAISRQVSALELEVGVPLFHRHARGLVLTEQGEMLYRTAHDVLMQLESVRVRLTEAKDRPSGLLKVSTTVGLGTGWLTERLPEFIELYPDIELQLILDNEELDLTMRQADCAIRMRQPQQPDLIQRKLFTVHFHLFASPSYVNKHGKPSSIADLDNHRIVTFGEAVPPHLSDMNWLETAGRPEGQKRQTALQINNILSIKLAVQRGAGIAMLPDYVVGKSNDLVQLLPETAVPSFDTYFCYPNVMKNQAKLHAFRDFLISKSRHWAF